From the Leucoraja erinacea ecotype New England chromosome 33, Leri_hhj_1, whole genome shotgun sequence genome, one window contains:
- the LOC129712600 gene encoding kelch repeat and BTB domain-containing protein 13-like, which yields MQQVPGSVRLKVEQRVFTVGRRELSEGSDYFRALFASGMRESGQEEMVLPLLAARGFALTVQVLAGERPALSGEEEIGDAAECAAFLQARPLSQHMVHCISPGNCALMLQAAAVYGLPELLHASALYIRDLHPDVRQELSYLAQDQLDYIESLSPSTLVAMTTHSPSPQHLQDHSRTICYLDEADNVWRDLTWLPEPASTSLAGITVMDNSIYIVGGVDGVSKRVVPTNFCYNTDRDSWSEFPCGQYLRHNVALSGQDGSLFAIGGVCKGKVVATVERFHVASNSWSSVAPLPRPGEGVACTRAMGRTFVCLWFPMETTDIYEYGTQGDEWTLVTTLRRQQSYGHCMVSHVDNLYVMRNGPADDFLRCFIDCYNLTRDQWSSLSGYYVNSKGALFTATVRGDRVFTVNRMLTLVYNIQGDRWKPVKEAAGFPRSGSMYSFLLRLPKRRLATRHTTMNE from the coding sequence ATGCAGCAGGTGCCGGGCTCGGTGCGACTGAAGGTGGAGCAGCGGGTGTTCACGGTGGGCCGGCGGGAGCTGAGCGAGGGCAGCGACTATTTCAGGGCTCTGTTCGCTTCGGGCATGCGGGAGAGCGGCCAGGAGGAGATGGTGCTGCCGCTGCTGGCGGCCCGGGGCTTCGCCCTGACCGTGCAGGTGCTGGCGGGCGAGCGGCCGGCTCTGAGCGGCGAGGAGGAGATCGGAGACGCTGCCGAGTGCGCGGCTTTCCTGCAGGCGAGGCCCCTGAGCCAGCACATGGTCCACTGCATCAGCCCCGGCAACTGCGCGCTGATGCTGCAGGCCGCCGCCGTGTATGGGCTCCCCGAGCTGCTCCACGCCTCGGCACTCTACATCAGGGACCTGCATCCCGATGTACGGCAGGAGCTGAGCTACCTGGCCCAGGATCAACTGGACTACATCGAATCCCTGTCCCCCAGTACACTGGTAGCCATGaccacccactccccctctccccaacatCTCCAGGATCACTCCAGGACCATCTGTTACCTGGACGAGGCGGACAATGTGTGGAGAGATCTCACCTGGTTGCCCGAGCCGGCCAGCACATCCCTCGCCGGCATCACAGTCATGGACAACAGCATCTACATAGTGGGAGGAGTGGACGGCGTGAGCAAACGGGTGGTGCCAACTAACTTTTGCTACAACACAGACAGGGACAGCTGGAGCGAGTTTCCTTGCGGCCAATACCTTCGCCACAACGTGGCTCTGAGCGGCCAAGACGGCAGCCTCTTCGCCATCGGTGGCGTGTGCAAGGGTAAAGTGGTGGCCACCGTGGAGAGGTTTCACGTCGCCTCCAACTCTTGGTCCTCGGTTGCCCCGCTGCCCAGACCCGGGGAAGGGGTGGCGTGCACTCGAGCGATGGGCCGAACGTTCGTGTGTCTCTGGTTCCCCATGGAGACCACGGACATTTACGAGTACGGGACCCAGGGGGACGAGTGGACTCTAGTGACCACGCTCAGGCGCCAGCAGAGCTACGGCCACTGCATGGTGTCCCACGTAGACAACCTGTACGTGATGAGAAACGGACCGGCCGACGACTTTCTGAGATGCTTCATAGATTGTTACAACCTGACCCGGGACCAGTGGAGCAGCCTCTCCGGGTATTATGTCAACAGTAAAGGGGCACTTTTCACAGCCACCGTCAGAGGCGACCGGGTGTTTACCGTCAACAGAATGTTGACTCTGGTCTACAATATCCAGGGGGACCGCTGGAAGCCGGTGAAGGAAGCGGCTGGTTTCCCTCGGAGTGGCTCCATGTACAGCTTCTTACTCCGGCTCCCGAAGAGGCGACTCGCTACCCGCCACACGACTATGaatgaatga
- the rasl12 gene encoding ras-like protein family member 12 — protein sequence MFGKVRVVTLPGAPDRERDRAHHPPTPECSIAILGYAGSGKSALTVKFLTKRFISEYDPHLEDIYTTEEIVDHQSVFLKIMDTADQGKPVNSERYLSWANAFVVVYSIDNRKSFEASRDYLEIICSHTKGQPHDYPVTLLGSKLDMERYRQVSKSDGLSLAAKYNCSFNEVSACSDFPPVQNVFHELVREVRRETERHLPVRPLFISEDKPMSGLPHPPAFAQAVKHHPPAFGTQRLSTATYKEIPTITSAKLVTVKSARAQSKRRTPTLTLLKGFKIF from the exons ATGTTTGGGAAGGTCCGGGTGGTCACTTTGCCGGGCGCCCCGGACCGGGAGCGGGACCGagcccaccacccacccaccccggaATGTAGCATCGCCATCCTGGGCTACGCCGGCTCCGGTAAATCCG CTCTCACCGTGAAGTTTCTGACTAAAAGATTCATCAGCGAGTATGACCCGCACTTGG AAGATATCTACACCACGGAAGAAATCGTGGATCACCAGTCGGtgttcttaaagataatggacaCGGCAGACCAG GGGAAACCCGTGAACTCTGAGCGATACCTGAGCTGGGCAAACGCCTTTGTCGTGGTCTACAGCATCGACAATAGGAAGAGCTTCGAAGCGAGCCGGGATTATCTGGAGATCATTTGCAGCCACACCAAAGGACAGCCGCACGACTACCCCGTCACCCTGCTGGGGAGTAAGCTGGACATGGAGCGGTACAG GCAGGTGAGCAAGTCTGATGGTCTCTCGCTGGCAGCCAAGTACAACTGCTCCTTCAACGAAGTGTCCGCCTGCTCGGATTTCCCTCCTGTTCAGAATGTGTTCCATGAGTTGGTGCGTGAGGTGAGGCGGGAGACTGAGCGCCACCTTCCCGTCAGGCCGCTCTTTATTTCCGAAGACAAGCCCATGTCGGGCCTTCCCCACCCTCCTGCCTTCGCCCAAGCTGTTAAACACCACCCGCCTGCCTTCGGGACGCAGCGACTATCCACCGCCACCTACAAGGAAATCCCCACCATCACCTCAGCTAAACTCGTCACCGTAAAGTCAGCAAGAGCCCAGAGCAAGCGGAGAACACCCACCCTCACTCTGCTGAAAGGATTCAAGatattttga